In Opitutaceae bacterium TAV5, one genomic interval encodes:
- a CDS encoding N-terminal cleavage protein: MKTSVVSRSPLTAFTLIELLTVIAIIGILAAIMIPTVGAVRKKAKNVTAQSNLRQIFNAFKLYALDNKDEICPGNDPRETGRMQHFPCHLQRYINQPWVAGYQTQRNIFYCPHEPSQSNPDAYLEGSYTMNYYCSGEATPFLGIIQPRPKRFSDFENPQLMAFLFENILGKSGSSIGMHAAYNPANIMKHDDKTLILFLDGRTQLRSTIEPWDSGMWIMQPPPTTPPSP; this comes from the coding sequence CCGCTCCCCCCTCACCGCCTTTACGCTGATCGAATTGCTCACCGTCATCGCCATTATCGGCATTCTTGCCGCGATTATGATTCCCACGGTCGGAGCGGTGCGCAAAAAGGCTAAAAACGTCACCGCCCAATCCAACCTCCGGCAGATATTCAACGCGTTCAAACTCTACGCGCTCGATAACAAGGACGAAATCTGCCCGGGAAACGACCCGCGCGAAACAGGCCGTATGCAACACTTCCCCTGCCATTTGCAGCGTTACATAAACCAGCCTTGGGTCGCCGGGTATCAAACGCAGAGAAACATATTTTACTGCCCCCATGAGCCCTCCCAGAGCAATCCTGACGCCTACCTGGAGGGCAGCTATACAATGAACTATTACTGCTCGGGCGAAGCAACACCCTTCCTGGGGATCATACAACCACGTCCCAAAAGATTCTCCGATTTCGAAAATCCCCAGCTCATGGCCTTTCTGTTTGAAAACATACTGGGCAAAAGTGGAAGCAGTATCGGAATGCACGCGGCCTACAATCCCGCCAACATCATGAAACACGACGACAAGACGCTGATTCTGTTTCTCGACGGCAGAACCCAGCTTCGCTCAACCATAGAACCATGGGATTCCGGCATGTGGATCATGCAACCTCCGCCAACAACACCACCGTCCCCCTGA